From the Cohaesibacter sp. ES.047 genome, one window contains:
- a CDS encoding multidrug efflux RND transporter permease subunit — MPSFFIDRPVFAWVIAIFIVLAGVLTLSLLPVTRYPDIAPPSVSIRAIYPGASPEVISDSVISIIEPELSGVRNLLYFESSADTSGSATITATFESGTDPDLAQVDVQNKIKSIEPRLPEAVQRQGLTIESSSSGFLMVVALTSPDGTFNALDLGDYMSRTLVQPLNRVSGVGRVQSFVSKKAMRVWVDPHKLLSYSISLSDVTSAISAQNVQVSPGRVGAQPTLPGQRVSVPLRVSGQLSTVDEFDNIILRSDPDGSRVLLKDVARVEEGAQTYAFSSRINGANAAGAAIQLSPGANAMRTAEAIRERLEDLSTSFPEGMEYLIPYDTSPFVAISIEKVVQTLGEAMVLVFLVMLLFLQKIRYTLIPAIVAPIALAGTVMVMYVSGFSINVLTMFGMVLAIGIIVDDAIVVVENVERIMATEGLPPREATKKAMKQITGAVIGITLVLTAVFIPMGLASGAVGEIYRQFTMSMAVSILFSAFLALSLTPALCATLLKPVDVDHHANKRGFFGLFNRMLDRATDTYGTTVSFFARRILIMLVLYVAVVVGLGYSFVRLPTSFLPVEDQGAFITLFTLPSEATTERTKEVVQMYEQHATSREATENVVSVLGFSFGGSGTNTGLAFTTLKDWSIRETTAADEANAANKTMFMAPEGQIYSLLPPSIPSLGTSSGFAMRLQDRADHGYEALINARNMVLGMAAKSPLLTRVRPDGLPDGTSVRLNIDRQKAEFLGVPFSRIASTLSSAMGSTYVNDYSYDGQLRNVIVQADAAYRMQVQDVLKLNLPSKTGAMVELSEIVKPDWESSPLQLTRYNGFPAARISGSAAPGVSAGEAMAEMERIAEKLPQGFGIEWTGQSLQEQNTSAQTPLLLALSMFVVFLVLAALYESWTIPISVMLVIPLGVIGAVLAVHIRGMENDVFFKVGLITIIGLSAKNAILIVEFARALYDEGKSLHEAVLEAARLRLRPILMTSLAFTLGVTPLMLARGASAETQHAIGTGVFGGMISATFLAILFVPAFFVLVIKVSNWITGKKERPST; from the coding sequence ATGCCCAGTTTTTTCATTGATCGCCCCGTCTTTGCGTGGGTCATCGCCATATTCATCGTGCTTGCGGGGGTTCTGACGCTCTCGCTCTTGCCCGTAACACGCTACCCTGACATTGCACCGCCAAGCGTTTCGATCCGGGCCATCTATCCCGGTGCCTCACCTGAGGTGATCAGTGATAGTGTGATCAGCATCATCGAGCCCGAACTCTCCGGCGTGCGCAACCTGCTGTATTTTGAGTCTTCCGCCGATACATCCGGGTCTGCCACCATCACGGCTACGTTCGAATCCGGCACTGACCCGGATCTGGCCCAGGTTGATGTACAGAACAAGATCAAGTCGATCGAGCCGCGCCTGCCCGAGGCCGTACAACGGCAAGGTTTGACCATCGAGTCCTCCTCCTCCGGCTTCCTGATGGTCGTTGCCCTGACCTCACCAGATGGCACATTCAATGCGCTCGATCTGGGTGACTATATGTCCCGAACGCTGGTCCAGCCACTGAACCGTGTTTCCGGGGTTGGCCGTGTGCAGTCTTTCGTGTCGAAAAAGGCAATGCGGGTGTGGGTCGATCCACATAAACTGCTTTCCTATTCGATTTCCCTGTCGGACGTCACATCTGCCATCAGCGCACAGAACGTACAGGTGTCGCCGGGACGTGTCGGTGCTCAGCCCACCCTGCCCGGCCAGAGGGTTAGCGTGCCGCTCCGTGTGTCGGGCCAATTGTCGACCGTGGACGAGTTTGACAATATCATCCTGCGCTCCGATCCTGACGGATCACGGGTGCTGCTTAAGGACGTTGCTCGGGTTGAAGAAGGCGCTCAAACCTATGCCTTCTCCTCTCGCATCAACGGCGCAAACGCAGCAGGGGCCGCCATTCAGCTCTCCCCGGGTGCCAACGCCATGCGCACCGCCGAAGCCATCAGAGAACGACTTGAGGATCTCTCGACGTCCTTCCCCGAGGGGATGGAATATCTGATCCCCTACGACACCTCGCCCTTCGTTGCGATCTCCATTGAAAAGGTTGTTCAGACACTGGGCGAAGCCATGGTGCTGGTGTTCCTGGTGATGCTTCTGTTCCTGCAGAAGATCCGCTACACCCTCATTCCCGCCATCGTCGCGCCCATAGCCTTGGCCGGTACTGTGATGGTGATGTATGTCTCGGGTTTCTCGATCAACGTGCTGACCATGTTCGGCATGGTGCTGGCGATCGGGATCATCGTCGATGACGCGATCGTTGTGGTGGAGAATGTCGAGCGTATCATGGCCACAGAAGGGTTGCCTCCTCGCGAGGCGACCAAAAAGGCGATGAAGCAGATCACAGGGGCTGTCATCGGTATTACGCTGGTGTTGACAGCGGTGTTCATTCCGATGGGTCTTGCCTCCGGTGCGGTGGGTGAGATTTATCGCCAGTTCACCATGTCGATGGCCGTCTCAATCCTGTTCTCGGCCTTTCTGGCTCTGTCTCTCACGCCAGCGCTTTGCGCCACGCTGCTCAAGCCTGTCGATGTAGACCATCATGCAAACAAACGGGGTTTCTTCGGCCTGTTCAATCGCATGCTCGACAGAGCGACCGATACATACGGAACGACGGTGAGCTTCTTTGCCCGCCGTATTCTCATTATGCTGGTTCTCTATGTCGCCGTCGTGGTTGGCCTGGGTTACAGTTTTGTGCGCCTGCCGACGTCCTTCCTCCCCGTCGAGGATCAGGGCGCGTTCATCACGCTCTTCACACTGCCTTCCGAGGCAACGACTGAGCGAACAAAAGAAGTCGTACAAATGTACGAGCAGCATGCAACATCTCGAGAAGCGACCGAGAACGTTGTCTCGGTTCTGGGCTTCAGCTTTGGCGGTTCGGGAACCAATACCGGTCTTGCATTCACGACGCTGAAGGATTGGAGCATTCGCGAGACGACTGCCGCGGATGAGGCCAATGCGGCCAACAAGACCATGTTCATGGCGCCCGAGGGCCAGATTTACAGCCTGCTGCCGCCATCCATTCCTTCGCTGGGCACCTCTTCAGGCTTTGCCATGCGATTGCAGGACCGGGCGGATCATGGCTATGAAGCCTTGATAAATGCCCGCAACATGGTTCTTGGCATGGCAGCTAAAAGCCCGCTTCTGACACGAGTCAGGCCGGATGGACTGCCTGATGGGACGAGCGTAAGGCTCAACATCGACCGGCAGAAGGCGGAATTCCTTGGTGTTCCCTTCTCCCGGATCGCCAGCACACTGTCTTCAGCCATGGGGTCAACCTATGTGAACGACTATAGCTATGATGGACAGTTGCGCAATGTGATCGTGCAAGCGGATGCCGCCTATCGGATGCAGGTGCAAGACGTTCTGAAGCTCAATCTGCCAAGCAAAACGGGTGCGATGGTTGAGCTGTCTGAAATCGTGAAACCGGATTGGGAAAGCTCGCCTCTGCAGCTTACACGCTATAACGGCTTCCCTGCAGCCCGGATCAGCGGCAGCGCGGCACCGGGTGTCTCCGCAGGTGAAGCCATGGCGGAAATGGAGCGGATTGCCGAGAAACTGCCGCAGGGCTTCGGCATCGAATGGACCGGCCAGTCCCTGCAGGAACAGAACACGTCAGCCCAGACGCCCTTGCTTCTGGCACTTTCGATGTTCGTCGTGTTCCTTGTGCTTGCCGCTCTTTACGAGAGCTGGACCATCCCGATTTCGGTCATGCTGGTTATCCCGCTTGGGGTCATCGGTGCGGTTCTGGCGGTGCATATTCGTGGTATGGAAAACGATGTGTTCTTTAAGGTTGGCCTGATCACCATCATCGGTCTTTCCGCCAAGAACGCCATTCTGATCGTGGAGTTCGCGCGGGCTCTCTATGACGAAGGCAAATCCCTGCACGAGGCGGTTCTGGAAGCGGCGCGTTTGCGTCTCAGACCAATCCTGATGACCTCGCTTGCCTTCACTCTCGGTGTTACACCGTTGATGCTGGCACGTGGTGCAAGTGCAGAAACCCAGCATGCGATCGGAACCGGGGTTTTCGGCGGAATGATCTCCGCCACCTTCCTCGCGATCCTGTTCGTGCCAGCGTTCTTCGTGTTGGTGATCAAAGTCTCGAACTGGATCACGGGCAAGAAGGAACGGCCCAGCACCTGA
- a CDS encoding efflux RND transporter periplasmic adaptor subunit — protein MSLAIGFTASFTVGVTDSWAQGGQTPPAVVTTKEIKPETVTLSMELPGRVTALRTVNIRPQVGGIVEKRLFEQGMMVKEGQPLFQIFAEPFQAEVDSAKAALDRALAARDLAQTQLDRSKQLRSTNSLSQQSYDAAEAEAKNAEASVAEARAMLRSRQINLDFTTIRSPISGRVGAALISEGTLVSASQGDPLAIIKQINQVYVDLRRPTSNLRELQQAAQDEANAGTSEPTIVILDMNGVQHSEKGTALFTDISVDESSGDVTMRVLVENPEHTLLPGMFVRAIVPRQTIENALLVPQQAVIRDTQGNPTLVTVEDGKTAKIKKVTLGELVNKSYIVTSGLEPNESVVIRGQTRVSEDGAAVMAKLADQPAQKPQQ, from the coding sequence TTGAGTCTAGCCATTGGATTCACTGCAAGCTTTACAGTCGGTGTAACAGACAGCTGGGCACAAGGTGGTCAAACACCGCCAGCTGTCGTCACAACCAAAGAAATCAAACCCGAAACCGTGACCCTCAGCATGGAGCTGCCCGGTCGTGTGACAGCCCTGCGGACCGTCAATATTCGTCCGCAAGTTGGCGGCATTGTCGAGAAGCGTCTGTTCGAACAAGGCATGATGGTCAAGGAAGGCCAGCCACTGTTCCAGATTTTTGCCGAGCCATTCCAGGCCGAAGTCGACAGCGCCAAGGCTGCGCTGGATCGGGCACTGGCGGCTCGCGATCTGGCCCAGACCCAGCTTGACCGTTCCAAACAGCTTCGCAGCACCAATTCGCTTTCTCAGCAGAGCTATGATGCTGCGGAAGCAGAAGCCAAAAACGCCGAAGCCAGCGTTGCAGAAGCACGCGCGATGCTGCGCTCCCGACAGATCAATCTGGATTTCACGACCATTCGCTCTCCGATCTCGGGCCGTGTTGGTGCCGCATTGATCAGCGAGGGGACCCTCGTCTCTGCCAGTCAAGGTGATCCGCTGGCCATCATCAAACAGATCAATCAGGTCTACGTCGACCTCAGACGCCCCACCAGCAACCTGCGAGAGTTGCAACAAGCGGCTCAGGATGAGGCAAATGCAGGCACGTCTGAACCAACGATCGTAATTCTTGATATGAACGGCGTCCAACATAGTGAAAAAGGCACCGCGCTTTTCACCGACATCTCGGTCGATGAGTCCAGTGGCGACGTGACCATGCGTGTGCTGGTCGAGAATCCGGAGCACACGCTGCTTCCGGGTATGTTCGTCCGCGCCATCGTGCCACGCCAGACCATTGAGAATGCGCTTTTGGTACCGCAACAGGCAGTTATCCGGGATACGCAAGGCAATCCCACCCTTGTCACCGTTGAAGATGGCAAAACCGCCAAAATCAAGAAAGTGACGCTCGGAGAACTCGTCAACAAAAGCTACATCGTGACCAGTGGGCTGGAGCCCAATGAAAGTGTGGTTATTCGTGGCCAGACACGGGTATCTGAGGATGGCGCAGCCGTGATGGCGAAGCTTGCCGATCAGCCTGCACAGAAGCCGCAGCAATGA
- a CDS encoding TetR family transcriptional regulator, producing MPKDQRRAEIVEAAIKVIDAEGIAAATVRRVAQSIPVSPGQIHHHFDSADALRAEAFLELWNRLREKYYDQLQKDTKLDTIVSMIAGGEDPETMESFKRFYADLAEAAKMSKVLLDVRQRVLKSAYDRRVELLQQAQAAGELSAKLDIPRLSMSLIALSLGLGMLEEIEFETIDTKEILRHSIDVENFAALNGEEALNRKD from the coding sequence ATGCCAAAAGACCAACGACGGGCGGAAATCGTTGAGGCAGCAATCAAAGTCATTGATGCAGAAGGGATCGCGGCGGCAACAGTGAGGCGCGTGGCGCAATCTATTCCCGTCTCGCCCGGTCAGATCCATCATCATTTTGACTCAGCTGATGCTTTGCGCGCTGAAGCCTTTCTCGAGCTTTGGAACCGCCTTCGTGAGAAATACTACGATCAGCTGCAAAAGGATACCAAACTCGACACGATCGTCAGTATGATAGCCGGTGGTGAAGACCCGGAAACGATGGAATCCTTCAAGCGTTTCTATGCGGATCTGGCCGAAGCAGCCAAGATGAGCAAGGTGCTTCTTGACGTGAGGCAGCGCGTTTTGAAAAGCGCTTATGACCGACGTGTCGAATTGTTGCAGCAAGCGCAAGCGGCGGGTGAACTGTCGGCAAAACTGGATATTCCAAGGCTCAGCATGTCTCTGATTGCACTCTCTCTTGGATTGGGCATGCTGGAAGAAATTGAATTTGAGACAATTGATACCAAAGAGATTCTCAGGCACTCGATTGATGTCGAGAATTTCGCGGCACTCAATGGAGAAGAAGCACTCAATAGGAAAGACTAG
- a CDS encoding endonuclease/exonuclease/phosphatase family protein: MDTLFALTVFLTGLSALCLVMSLVPLVPEPHGMIRSFDFVRLQVFTLSAMMLIASLVLLWLGDRVAHDLIVLSATMAGVAMLIQFAHILTFTPLWPKQTARFTGNLDDVDTISLLVCNVKQSNRDFDKVASLIKTKKPDIAIFMETDEAWANALKPHLSGFADVLSYPQSNSYGLMFASRFTLGEQQIQFLLNDEVPSVSCTMTLPRGRSVRFVALHPEPPVPVRDTMGRDAEILLIGEKARNEKMPMIVTGDLNDVAWSRTTRRFLRLSRLMDPRQGRGVFNSFDARHWFLRWPLDHVFHSPHFELVTIERQPFVGSDHFPMYFCFALTGDNENDLPPKAEEDDFNEADGIVESEKSRSRKPVGVDWE, translated from the coding sequence ATGGACACTCTCTTTGCTCTCACCGTGTTCCTCACAGGCCTCTCAGCTCTGTGTCTTGTGATGAGTCTTGTGCCTTTGGTTCCGGAGCCGCACGGGATGATCAGATCCTTTGACTTCGTTCGGCTACAGGTCTTCACGCTCTCGGCCATGATGCTCATCGCCAGTCTCGTGTTGCTATGGTTGGGTGATCGGGTGGCGCACGACTTGATCGTTTTGAGCGCCACCATGGCTGGTGTCGCCATGCTCATTCAGTTCGCACACATTCTGACCTTCACGCCTTTGTGGCCCAAACAGACCGCGCGCTTTACGGGCAATCTTGATGATGTGGACACGATCTCGCTTCTTGTCTGCAACGTCAAGCAAAGCAACCGAGACTTCGACAAGGTCGCCAGCCTGATCAAGACCAAGAAACCAGACATCGCGATCTTCATGGAGACCGACGAGGCATGGGCAAATGCATTGAAGCCGCACCTGTCGGGCTTTGCGGATGTTCTGTCCTACCCCCAATCGAACAGTTATGGCCTGATGTTCGCCAGCCGATTCACGCTCGGCGAACAGCAAATCCAGTTTCTGCTAAATGATGAAGTCCCCAGTGTTTCCTGTACGATGACCCTTCCGCGGGGACGATCCGTCAGATTCGTAGCCCTGCATCCCGAACCGCCCGTTCCTGTGCGCGACACGATGGGACGTGATGCCGAGATTCTTCTTATTGGAGAAAAGGCCCGCAACGAAAAAATGCCGATGATCGTGACGGGTGACCTGAACGATGTCGCATGGTCCCGCACGACGCGCCGCTTCCTGCGCCTGTCTCGCCTGATGGACCCGAGACAGGGCCGTGGTGTCTTCAACAGCTTCGATGCGCGGCACTGGTTCTTGCGCTGGCCGCTGGACCATGTGTTTCATTCACCGCATTTCGAACTGGTCACAATCGAACGACAGCCGTTTGTTGGTTCGGACCACTTCCCCATGTATTTTTGTTTTGCCCTCACCGGAGACAACGAAAACGATTTGCCCCCCAAAGCGGAGGAAGACGATTTCAATGAAGCCGATGGAATCGTTGAAAGCGAAAAAAGCCGAAGTCGCAAGCCGGTTGGAGTCGATTGGGAATAG
- a CDS encoding aminotransferase class V-fold PLP-dependent enzyme translates to MDCHPSSQSGTSNDKAIKDELVAQIRSNVIGERSYISSPFGPRPLIYADYIASGRSLGLIEEAIEDTVLPVYGNTHTETSFTGRKITALREEARHVIAEAVGADDRHMVIFTGAGATAAVDRLVRGTGIEEKARDGHNVVVFVGPYEHHSNDLPWRESGAKIEHIDLDDSGRIDLGQLADRLEAHADASLKIGAFSAASNVTGVRSDLIGIATLLHANGAAFVCDFAAAAPYISMKLTLDDDQPGAHIDAIIYSSHKFVGGPGASGVLVADKALFTSDRPGVTGGGTVSYVTAEHHTYVKNLERREEAGTPGIIGDIRAGAVMALKEAVGSSEIEDREGVIIKDVLRRLSAEPNVIILGPQDQERIGVVSFNISIDGQLLHYGFVVALLNDLFGIQARGGCSCAGPYAHALLGIPEARALQYEAAIQEGKSLLRPGWVRLGYNYFFDQETIDYITEAILFIGRNGLLFLEDYDVDVQQGVWQHKTKLTEAPATLRNFWQYNPSKSKAHCSDVKRYLVEAAKLAEDRHQPKLGQNEIFRSDLEALRNFWMPQDAIDSNYNNNN, encoded by the coding sequence ATGGATTGCCACCCGAGTAGTCAGAGCGGAACCTCAAACGACAAAGCAATCAAGGATGAACTGGTTGCTCAGATTCGGTCCAACGTTATTGGTGAACGCAGCTACATTTCATCCCCCTTCGGACCGCGTCCCCTGATTTATGCCGACTATATCGCATCCGGGCGATCTCTCGGTCTCATCGAGGAAGCCATTGAGGATACTGTGCTGCCCGTCTATGGCAACACCCACACCGAAACCTCCTTTACCGGCCGCAAGATCACCGCACTGCGGGAGGAGGCGCGCCACGTTATTGCAGAAGCTGTCGGAGCGGATGACCGGCACATGGTGATCTTCACCGGAGCCGGGGCCACCGCTGCGGTTGATCGTCTTGTGCGGGGCACTGGTATCGAAGAGAAAGCACGCGACGGGCACAATGTCGTTGTCTTTGTCGGGCCCTACGAGCACCATTCCAATGATCTGCCCTGGCGCGAAAGCGGTGCCAAGATCGAGCATATCGATCTTGATGACAGTGGTCGCATCGATCTGGGCCAACTGGCTGATCGGCTTGAAGCCCATGCGGATGCCAGCCTCAAGATAGGTGCCTTTTCGGCGGCATCGAACGTAACGGGTGTGCGCAGTGACTTGATCGGCATCGCCACGCTTCTGCATGCCAATGGTGCGGCTTTTGTTTGTGATTTTGCAGCCGCAGCGCCCTACATTTCCATGAAGCTGACGCTCGATGACGATCAGCCCGGCGCGCATATTGATGCGATCATTTATTCATCGCACAAGTTTGTTGGTGGTCCGGGAGCTTCGGGGGTTCTGGTCGCCGACAAGGCTCTGTTCACGTCGGATCGTCCGGGCGTCACCGGCGGCGGGACGGTCAGTTACGTCACCGCTGAGCATCACACCTATGTCAAAAACCTCGAGCGACGCGAAGAAGCCGGGACGCCGGGTATCATAGGCGATATCCGGGCAGGGGCTGTCATGGCGCTAAAGGAAGCGGTTGGCTCATCGGAAATCGAAGACCGCGAAGGCGTGATCATCAAGGACGTGCTCAGGCGTCTGTCTGCCGAACCGAATGTAATCATCCTGGGCCCACAGGATCAGGAACGCATCGGCGTGGTGTCATTCAACATTTCCATAGATGGCCAGTTGTTGCATTATGGTTTTGTCGTGGCACTGCTCAACGATCTGTTTGGCATTCAGGCGCGAGGGGGCTGTTCCTGCGCCGGGCCCTATGCCCATGCGCTGCTTGGCATCCCCGAAGCGCGCGCTTTGCAATATGAAGCCGCCATTCAGGAAGGCAAAAGCCTGCTGCGTCCGGGATGGGTTAGGCTCGGCTATAATTACTTTTTCGATCAGGAAACGATTGACTATATTACCGAGGCAATTCTCTTTATTGGGCGCAATGGGTTATTGTTCCTTGAAGACTATGACGTCGATGTCCAGCAGGGCGTCTGGCAGCACAAGACCAAATTGACCGAAGCTCCGGCGACACTGCGCAATTTCTGGCAGTATAATCCGAGCAAAAGCAAAGCCCACTGCAGTGACGTGAAGCGCTATCTGGTCGAAGCGGCAAAGCTGGCCGAAGATCGTCACCAGCCAAAGCTCGGGCAAAATGAAATATTCCGCAGCGATCTGGAAGCATTGAGAAATTTCTGGATGCCTCAAGATGCAATTGACAGCAATTATAATAACAACAATTGA
- a CDS encoding L-2-amino-thiazoline-4-carboxylic acid hydrolase: MSDTEVTPEITLEQLSGAYTMRAKFYKHMFDVLRETYGDDTAIELMSKATYRLGSEMGEKLKPHGPTNIEALTEQFLQGIPCKDHLFAPELRKCDKEGMEIQFHTCPLKTSWEADGIEGDHLEMLCRSAGAIDAGMFSTAGFTFEGETWKPGKTGCCRLIVKPGSDSQA, translated from the coding sequence ATGTCCGATACTGAAGTTACCCCCGAAATCACGCTTGAGCAGCTCTCGGGCGCCTATACCATGCGCGCCAAATTCTACAAGCACATGTTCGACGTGCTGCGCGAAACCTATGGTGATGACACCGCCATCGAGCTGATGAGCAAGGCGACCTATCGTCTCGGCTCTGAAATGGGCGAGAAACTCAAGCCGCACGGCCCGACCAACATCGAGGCTCTGACGGAGCAGTTTCTGCAAGGGATTCCCTGCAAGGATCACCTCTTCGCGCCGGAATTGCGCAAATGCGACAAGGAAGGCATGGAAATCCAGTTCCATACCTGCCCGCTGAAAACGTCGTGGGAAGCCGATGGCATCGAGGGCGATCATCTGGAAATGCTCTGCCGCTCCGCAGGGGCCATTGATGCGGGCATGTTCAGCACTGCTGGGTTCACCTTCGAAGGGGAGACCTGGAAACCGGGCAAAACGGGCTGTTGTCGCCTGATTGTGAAACCTGGTTCTGATTCTCAAGCCTAA
- a CDS encoding ABC transporter substrate-binding protein, protein MKLSRRTVIAIAAATAFGSVSAQAADSVKIGYQLPLTGSHSQYGQGFKDAAEIALEKFNASGKIDVPVEIIFEDSRSDAKEGVTLARKFVDDDEIVGVLGDFTSTVSMAAAQVYRKAGMVQLSQTASHPDFARISKWQFRNITTQNQEGAVNAEWLMSKGIKKVAVIAEQSDWGQSVVKGFAEPFEAAGGEVVYTEFFNRGLADFRSIITKIADQKPDAVYTGFFYEDGAQFLKQMKQLDVSIPIYSTSAAYNDKLIELAGDAAEGMFLTVTFLPNRQEDHVQEFVAEWKKAHDLAPGQFPAQAYDAVNIMLDAVAKAYPDITRESLRKAIAETKDFPGVTGDTSFDENGEPEKSLAKATVKDGAFVEMK, encoded by the coding sequence ATGAAACTATCTCGCAGAACAGTTATCGCAATTGCTGCTGCAACCGCCTTTGGTTCTGTTTCGGCTCAGGCTGCCGATAGCGTGAAAATTGGATATCAACTGCCTTTGACCGGGAGCCACTCCCAGTATGGTCAGGGTTTCAAGGATGCTGCGGAAATCGCTCTGGAAAAATTCAACGCGTCCGGCAAAATCGACGTTCCCGTCGAGATCATCTTTGAAGATTCCCGTTCCGATGCCAAGGAAGGCGTCACCCTTGCGCGCAAATTCGTCGATGACGACGAAATCGTCGGCGTGCTTGGTGATTTCACCTCCACCGTGTCCATGGCTGCTGCTCAGGTCTATCGCAAGGCTGGAATGGTTCAGCTTTCCCAGACCGCATCCCATCCGGATTTCGCGCGCATTTCCAAATGGCAGTTCCGCAACATCACCACTCAGAACCAGGAAGGTGCCGTGAATGCTGAATGGCTGATGAGCAAAGGCATCAAGAAGGTTGCCGTCATCGCCGAGCAGAGCGACTGGGGTCAGTCAGTGGTCAAGGGCTTTGCTGAGCCGTTTGAAGCTGCTGGCGGTGAGGTCGTCTACACCGAATTCTTCAACCGTGGTCTTGCCGATTTCCGCTCTATCATCACCAAGATTGCCGACCAGAAGCCCGACGCGGTCTACACCGGTTTCTTTTATGAAGATGGCGCCCAGTTCCTCAAGCAGATGAAGCAGCTCGACGTTTCCATCCCCATCTATTCGACCTCTGCTGCCTATAACGACAAGCTGATCGAACTGGCTGGCGATGCCGCTGAAGGCATGTTCCTCACCGTGACCTTCCTGCCGAACCGTCAGGAAGACCATGTTCAGGAATTCGTCGCCGAATGGAAGAAAGCCCACGATCTGGCACCGGGACAGTTCCCCGCTCAGGCTTATGACGCGGTCAACATCATGCTTGATGCAGTGGCCAAGGCCTATCCGGATATCACCCGCGAAAGCCTTCGCAAAGCCATTGCCGAAACCAAGGATTTCCCTGGCGTCACCGGCGACACCTCCTTTGACGAAAACGGCGAGCCGGAAAAATCTCTGGCCAAAGCAACCGTCAAGGATGGCGCTTTTGTCGAGATGAAATAA
- a CDS encoding branched-chain amino acid ABC transporter permease, producing MDPYILQQLAIGLSLGMIYALIAIGFTLIFGVLNVVNFAHGEVYTIGAYAGLLAITAFAPPIFVVLLIALAAGGLAGIGLERLAFRPFRRFSDEASLKSKAMREATLMSSLAMSIIAREGMELIFGSEFQTINLDYLINQHINIGPVTIVNGDVIILVVTLVMLIGLQWVLKHTSVGLNIRAVSNNALGAKYCGINTDRTIVFTFIIGSSMGALAGMLVGLYYGAIFPAMGFTPGIKAFVAMVMGGLSSIPGAVICAIILGLSESLATSFMSSVWSDMVAYTFLLLTLIFFPQGLFGARRERV from the coding sequence TTGGATCCGTATATATTGCAGCAATTGGCCATCGGGCTATCGCTGGGCATGATCTATGCCTTGATCGCTATTGGCTTCACCCTGATTTTCGGTGTGCTGAACGTCGTCAACTTTGCCCATGGCGAAGTCTACACAATCGGCGCCTATGCTGGTCTTCTGGCCATCACCGCTTTCGCACCGCCGATCTTCGTTGTTCTGCTCATCGCTTTGGCCGCTGGTGGCCTTGCGGGTATTGGCCTTGAACGACTGGCGTTTCGCCCATTTCGGCGGTTCTCCGATGAGGCGTCACTCAAATCCAAGGCCATGCGCGAGGCAACCTTGATGTCATCGCTGGCGATGTCCATCATCGCCCGCGAAGGCATGGAACTGATCTTCGGGTCTGAGTTCCAGACCATCAACCTTGATTATCTCATCAACCAGCACATCAACATCGGCCCTGTCACGATCGTGAACGGTGACGTGATCATTCTCGTTGTGACACTGGTGATGCTGATCGGGCTTCAGTGGGTGCTAAAACACACCTCGGTGGGTCTCAATATCCGGGCCGTCTCCAACAACGCGCTTGGTGCAAAATATTGCGGTATCAACACCGACCGGACGATCGTCTTCACCTTTATTATCGGCTCATCCATGGGCGCCCTCGCTGGCATGCTGGTTGGTCTTTATTATGGTGCGATTTTCCCCGCCATGGGCTTCACACCGGGCATCAAGGCCTTTGTTGCCATGGTAATGGGAGGCCTGTCTTCCATCCCCGGAGCGGTGATCTGCGCCATCATTCTCGGCCTGTCCGAAAGCTTGGCGACGAGCTTCATGTCTTCGGTGTGGTCCGATATGGTTGCCTATACCTTCCTGCTGCTTACACTGATTTTCTTCCCGCAAGGTCTCTTCGGAGCGAGGAGGGAACGTGTCTAA